From Arcticibacter tournemirensis, one genomic window encodes:
- a CDS encoding TetR/AcrR family transcriptional regulator, which translates to MARNLEFNEDEVIQKAMEVFWRKGYAATSMRDLTDAMQINISSLYNSIGDKHELFIRCIRHYTNGRIQSAQKRVANFDSPFAALESFINDAAKTIVSEPNSCLCVKATFETEGCDPEVQKAINEYNDHVHQFIKRMVENAQEAGEIAAHEDADIIADYLDSLFTGWYNSFIMHKDGQRILKMAGLSIRQLKQ; encoded by the coding sequence AGAAAGCAATGGAAGTTTTCTGGAGAAAGGGCTATGCAGCTACTTCGATGCGTGACCTGACTGATGCCATGCAGATAAACATCAGTAGCCTGTATAATAGTATAGGCGATAAACATGAATTATTTATCAGATGTATCAGGCATTATACTAATGGCCGGATACAGTCCGCGCAAAAACGTGTAGCTAATTTTGATTCGCCTTTTGCAGCCCTGGAGAGTTTTATAAATGACGCGGCCAAAACGATTGTATCAGAGCCAAACAGTTGCCTGTGTGTAAAGGCAACTTTTGAAACTGAAGGCTGTGACCCTGAAGTGCAGAAAGCGATCAATGAGTATAATGATCATGTTCATCAGTTTATAAAACGTATGGTTGAGAACGCACAGGAGGCTGGCGAGATTGCAGCTCATGAAGACGCTGATATAATAGCTGATTATTTGGATAGCTTGTTTACCGGGTGGTATAATTCTTTTATTATGCATAAGGATGGTCAGCGTATCCTCAAAATGGCTGGCTTATCTATCCGGCAATTAA